A portion of the Vespa velutina chromosome 5, iVesVel2.1, whole genome shotgun sequence genome contains these proteins:
- the LOC124949506 gene encoding tafazzin, with translation MYVTFVTSVMIRSSHVTHFMKNSVKLAGRWLIRITKEWTVPRGDTASHSLAELHYFSFLRSPKSTKRSTMMYDIKWIIPKLRTPTKLWNIASSITFAAVGIFSKIIIEWLNKALVYNKHIINRALDERPKNVPLITVSNHHSCFDDPGIWATLDLRHLLNRRRMRWSLAAHDICFTNVWHSYFFMLGKCIPVIRGNGVYQEAIDFCIEKLTSGDWIHVFPEGKVNMFKENMRLKWGIGRLILESPVTPLVIPICHLGMDQVLPNEPPYMFKTRKKVTMNYGKPIDFSELLRNLKETKATEVEARKAITDRIQEELLRLKTATEKLHEKL, from the exons ATGTACGTCACGTTCGTG ACGAGTGTTATGATTCGATCATCTCACGTGACGCACTTCATGAAAAATAGTGTGAAGTTGGCAGGAAGATGGCTGATCAGAATTACGAAAGAGTGGACAGTCCCTCGCGGGGATACCGCTTCCCATTCCCTCGCAGAACTACATTACTTCTCATTTCTTCGTTCACCGAAGTCAACGAAACGTAGCACTATGATGTACGATATCAAGTGGATCATACCTAAACTTCGAACTCCAACGAAATTATGGAACATAGCGAGTAGCATAACCTTCGCCGCCGTTGGGATATTCTCAAAGATCATCATAG AATGGCTGAATAAAGCATTGGTCTACAACAAACATATCATTAACCGGGCCTTAGATGAACGACCGAAAAATGTTCCTCTTATTACTGTCTCGAATCATCACAGTTGTTTCGACGATCCTGGTATATGGG CCACACTGGACCTGAGACATTTGCTGAATCGTCGTAGGATGAGGTGGTCCCTCGCCGCACATGACATTTGTTTCACGAATGTTTGGCATTCCTACTTCTTTATGCTTGGCAAGTGCATACCTGTCATACGAGGCAATGGTGTTTATCAGGAAGCTATTGACTTCTGCATCGAAAAGCTGACTTCTGGGGATTGGATCCACGTGTTTCCTGAAGGAAAAGTCAACATGTTTAAGGAAAACATGAg GTTGAAATGGGGTATTGGAAGATTGATATTAGAATCCCCTGTTACACCTCTAGTAATTCCTATATGTCATCTTGGCATGGATCAAGTACTTCCTAATGAGCCACCCTATATGTTTAAAACGCGAAAAAAGGTTACCATGAATTATGGTAAACCCATAGATTTTAGTGAGTTGTTGAggaatttaaaagaaactaAAGCAACAGAAGTAGAGGCCAGAAAAGCTATCACTGATCGTATTCAGGAAGAACTTTTGAG ATTAAAGACAGCAACGGAAAAGCTTCATGAAAAATTATGa